From Coturnix japonica isolate 7356 chromosome 3, Coturnix japonica 2.1, whole genome shotgun sequence, the proteins below share one genomic window:
- the ATL2 gene encoding atlastin-2 isoform X2 yields MADRDAARRAGSTRQRPEAAGKHYEEEEEEDALPDSDVMPDSDDEVDLDKPRPIQIVLAHEDDHNFELDEEALEKILLQEHIKDLNIVVVSVAGAFRKGKSFLLDFMLRYMYNRTSPCWIGGNTEPLTGFTWRGGCERETTGIQIWSEVFVIDKPNGTKVAVLLMDTQGAFDSQSTIKDCATVFALSTMTSSVQVYNLSQNIQEDDLQHLQLFTEYGRLAMEEIYQKPFQTLMFLIRDWSYPYEHAYGLEGGKKFLEKRLQVKQNQHEELQNVRKHIHSCFSNLGCFLLPHPGLKVATNPNFDGRLNDIDEDFKKELRNLVPLLLAPENLVEKEISGSKVTCRDLVEYFKAYIKIYQGEELPHPKSMLQATAEANNLAAVAGAKDLYSKGMEQICGGDKPYIAPSDLERKHQDFKESAVKQFCSVKKMGGEEFCRRYQEQLEAEIDEIYANFVKHNDGKNIFYAARTPATLFAVMFAMYIISGLTGFLGMNSIATLCNLVLGMALISFCTWAYVKYSGEFREVGTAIDQIAEAIWEQVLKPMSDNLVEDHMRQSVRNSIKAGLTEQVSHHARLKTD; encoded by the exons GTAAGCATtatgaggaggaagaagaggaggatgcCCTACCTGACTCGGATGTCATGCCAGATTCAGATGACGAGGTGGATTTGGATAAGCCACGCCCCATACAGATTGTTCTCGCTCACGAAGATGACCATAACTTTGAATTAGATGAAGAAGCATTGGAAAAAATCTTGCTTCAGGAGCACATCAAAGATCTTAACATAGTAGTTGTGTCTGTAGCAGGAGCTTTCCgcaaaggaaaatcttttctgCTGGACTTCATGCTTAGATACATGTATAACAGG ACTTCTCCTTGCTGGATAGGTGGAAACACTGAGCCTTTGACTGGGTTTACATGGAGAGGTGGATGTGAACGGGAAACCACTGGCATCCAGATCTGGAGTGAAGTGTTTGTAATTGATAAACCCAATGGAACAAAG GTTGCTGTACTACTCATGGATACCCAAGGTGCCTTTGATAGCCAATCCACTATCAAAGACTGTGCAACGGTTTTTGCCCTGAGCACCATGACAAGTTCTGTTCAG GTATACAACTTGTCCCAGAATATTCAGGAAGATGACCTTCAACATTTGCAG TTGTTTACAGAATATGGAAGACTAGCTATGGAAGAAATTTACCAAAAGCCGTTTCAA ACACTAATGTTCTTAATTAGAGATTGGAGTTACCCTTATGAACACGCGTATGGcttggaaggaggaaaaaagttctTAGAGAAAAGATTGCAG gtaaagcaaaaccaacacGAAGAGCTACAGAATGTAAGGAAGCACATTCACTCCTGTTTCAGTAACCTTGGCTGTTTCCTGTTGCCCCACCCTGGTCTTAAAGTTGCAACAAATCCAAATTTTGATGGGAGATTAAATG ATATAGATGAAGATTTTAAGAAAGAGCTGCGGAACTTGGTACCATTACTGCTTGCCCCTGAAAACTTGGTAGAAAAAGAGATTAGTGGATCCAAGGTGACCTGTAGAGATCTTGTAGAATACTTCAAG GCTTACATTAAAATCTATCAAGGAGAGGAGCTACCTCATCCAAAGTCTATGCTGcag GCAACAGCCGAGGCAAACAATCTTGCTGCTGTGGCTGGAGCAAAAGACTTGTACAGTAAAGGCATGGAGCAG ATTTGTGGAGGAGATAAGCCTTATATTGCCCCATCGGATCTTGAGCGAAAGCACCAGGATTTCAAAGAGTCAGCTGTCAAGCAGTTCTGCTCCGTGAAGAAGATGGGAGGGGAGGAGTTCTGTCGGCGCTACCAGGAACAGCTTGAGGCAGAAATTGACGAGATCTATGCAAACTTTGTGAAGCACAACGATggcaaaaacatattttatgcTGCTCGTACCCCTGCCACTCTATTTGCAGTCATGTTTGCCATGTATATAATCTCAGGACTGACTGGGTTCCTTGGTATGAACTCCATAGCTACCCTGTGTAATCTTGTGCTGGGGATGGCTCTTATATCCTTTTGTACTTGGGCATACGTTAAGTACTCTGGGGAATTCAGAGAAGTTGGAACAGCCATTGATCAGATCGCTGAAGCTATATGGGAACAG GTGTTGAAGCCCATGAGTGATAATTTGGTGGAGGATCATATGAGGCAGTCTGTTAGAAACTCTATCAAAGCAGGCCTGACCGAGCAGGTGTCTCACCATGCCAGACTAAAGACAGACTGA
- the ATL2 gene encoding atlastin-2 isoform X6, with product MDTQGAFDSQSTIKDCATVFALSTMTSSVQVYNLSQNIQEDDLQHLQLFTEYGRLAMEEIYQKPFQTLMFLIRDWSYPYEHAYGLEGGKKFLEKRLQVKQNQHEELQNVRKHIHSCFSNLGCFLLPHPGLKVATNPNFDGRLNDIDEDFKKELRNLVPLLLAPENLVEKEISGSKVTCRDLVEYFKAYIKIYQGEELPHPKSMLQATAEANNLAAVAGAKDLYSKGMEQICGGDKPYIAPSDLERKHQDFKESAVKQFCSVKKMGGEEFCRRYQEQLEAEIDEIYANFVKHNDGKNIFYAARTPATLFAVMFAMYIISGLTGFLGMNSIATLCNLVLGMALISFCTWAYVKYSGEFREVGTAIDQIAEAIWEQRNPRKVFFKLFEVLRCRTIRRALTSVPRQRLSSNNNKKKN from the exons ATGGATACCCAAGGTGCCTTTGATAGCCAATCCACTATCAAAGACTGTGCAACGGTTTTTGCCCTGAGCACCATGACAAGTTCTGTTCAG GTATACAACTTGTCCCAGAATATTCAGGAAGATGACCTTCAACATTTGCAG TTGTTTACAGAATATGGAAGACTAGCTATGGAAGAAATTTACCAAAAGCCGTTTCAA ACACTAATGTTCTTAATTAGAGATTGGAGTTACCCTTATGAACACGCGTATGGcttggaaggaggaaaaaagttctTAGAGAAAAGATTGCAG gtaaagcaaaaccaacacGAAGAGCTACAGAATGTAAGGAAGCACATTCACTCCTGTTTCAGTAACCTTGGCTGTTTCCTGTTGCCCCACCCTGGTCTTAAAGTTGCAACAAATCCAAATTTTGATGGGAGATTAAATG ATATAGATGAAGATTTTAAGAAAGAGCTGCGGAACTTGGTACCATTACTGCTTGCCCCTGAAAACTTGGTAGAAAAAGAGATTAGTGGATCCAAGGTGACCTGTAGAGATCTTGTAGAATACTTCAAG GCTTACATTAAAATCTATCAAGGAGAGGAGCTACCTCATCCAAAGTCTATGCTGcag GCAACAGCCGAGGCAAACAATCTTGCTGCTGTGGCTGGAGCAAAAGACTTGTACAGTAAAGGCATGGAGCAG ATTTGTGGAGGAGATAAGCCTTATATTGCCCCATCGGATCTTGAGCGAAAGCACCAGGATTTCAAAGAGTCAGCTGTCAAGCAGTTCTGCTCCGTGAAGAAGATGGGAGGGGAGGAGTTCTGTCGGCGCTACCAGGAACAGCTTGAGGCAGAAATTGACGAGATCTATGCAAACTTTGTGAAGCACAACGATggcaaaaacatattttatgcTGCTCGTACCCCTGCCACTCTATTTGCAGTCATGTTTGCCATGTATATAATCTCAGGACTGACTGGGTTCCTTGGTATGAACTCCATAGCTACCCTGTGTAATCTTGTGCTGGGGATGGCTCTTATATCCTTTTGTACTTGGGCATACGTTAAGTACTCTGGGGAATTCAGAGAAGTTGGAACAGCCATTGATCAGATCGCTGAAGCTATATGGGAACAG AGGAATCCCAGGAAG GTGTTTTTCAAACTCTTTGAAGTCCTTAGATGCCGAACAATTCGCCGTGCTCTTACATCAGTGCCGCGACAGCGACTCTCATCCAAcaataacaagaagaaaaactag
- the ATL2 gene encoding atlastin-2 isoform X4 yields the protein MPGRDSAVVESKHYEEEEEEDALPDSDVMPDSDDEVDLDKPRPIQIVLAHEDDHNFELDEEALEKILLQEHIKDLNIVVVSVAGAFRKGKSFLLDFMLRYMYNRTSPCWIGGNTEPLTGFTWRGGCERETTGIQIWSEVFVIDKPNGTKVAVLLMDTQGAFDSQSTIKDCATVFALSTMTSSVQVYNLSQNIQEDDLQHLQLFTEYGRLAMEEIYQKPFQTLMFLIRDWSYPYEHAYGLEGGKKFLEKRLQVKQNQHEELQNVRKHIHSCFSNLGCFLLPHPGLKVATNPNFDGRLNDIDEDFKKELRNLVPLLLAPENLVEKEISGSKVTCRDLVEYFKAYIKIYQGEELPHPKSMLQATAEANNLAAVAGAKDLYSKGMEQICGGDKPYIAPSDLERKHQDFKESAVKQFCSVKKMGGEEFCRRYQEQLEAEIDEIYANFVKHNDGKNIFYAARTPATLFAVMFAMYIISGLTGFLGMNSIATLCNLVLGMALISFCTWAYVKYSGEFREVGTAIDQIAEAIWEQRNPRKVFFKLFEVLRCRTIRRALTSVPRQRLSSNNNKKKN from the exons ATGCCTGGCAGAGACTCAGCAGTGGTGGAGA GTAAGCATtatgaggaggaagaagaggaggatgcCCTACCTGACTCGGATGTCATGCCAGATTCAGATGACGAGGTGGATTTGGATAAGCCACGCCCCATACAGATTGTTCTCGCTCACGAAGATGACCATAACTTTGAATTAGATGAAGAAGCATTGGAAAAAATCTTGCTTCAGGAGCACATCAAAGATCTTAACATAGTAGTTGTGTCTGTAGCAGGAGCTTTCCgcaaaggaaaatcttttctgCTGGACTTCATGCTTAGATACATGTATAACAGG ACTTCTCCTTGCTGGATAGGTGGAAACACTGAGCCTTTGACTGGGTTTACATGGAGAGGTGGATGTGAACGGGAAACCACTGGCATCCAGATCTGGAGTGAAGTGTTTGTAATTGATAAACCCAATGGAACAAAG GTTGCTGTACTACTCATGGATACCCAAGGTGCCTTTGATAGCCAATCCACTATCAAAGACTGTGCAACGGTTTTTGCCCTGAGCACCATGACAAGTTCTGTTCAG GTATACAACTTGTCCCAGAATATTCAGGAAGATGACCTTCAACATTTGCAG TTGTTTACAGAATATGGAAGACTAGCTATGGAAGAAATTTACCAAAAGCCGTTTCAA ACACTAATGTTCTTAATTAGAGATTGGAGTTACCCTTATGAACACGCGTATGGcttggaaggaggaaaaaagttctTAGAGAAAAGATTGCAG gtaaagcaaaaccaacacGAAGAGCTACAGAATGTAAGGAAGCACATTCACTCCTGTTTCAGTAACCTTGGCTGTTTCCTGTTGCCCCACCCTGGTCTTAAAGTTGCAACAAATCCAAATTTTGATGGGAGATTAAATG ATATAGATGAAGATTTTAAGAAAGAGCTGCGGAACTTGGTACCATTACTGCTTGCCCCTGAAAACTTGGTAGAAAAAGAGATTAGTGGATCCAAGGTGACCTGTAGAGATCTTGTAGAATACTTCAAG GCTTACATTAAAATCTATCAAGGAGAGGAGCTACCTCATCCAAAGTCTATGCTGcag GCAACAGCCGAGGCAAACAATCTTGCTGCTGTGGCTGGAGCAAAAGACTTGTACAGTAAAGGCATGGAGCAG ATTTGTGGAGGAGATAAGCCTTATATTGCCCCATCGGATCTTGAGCGAAAGCACCAGGATTTCAAAGAGTCAGCTGTCAAGCAGTTCTGCTCCGTGAAGAAGATGGGAGGGGAGGAGTTCTGTCGGCGCTACCAGGAACAGCTTGAGGCAGAAATTGACGAGATCTATGCAAACTTTGTGAAGCACAACGATggcaaaaacatattttatgcTGCTCGTACCCCTGCCACTCTATTTGCAGTCATGTTTGCCATGTATATAATCTCAGGACTGACTGGGTTCCTTGGTATGAACTCCATAGCTACCCTGTGTAATCTTGTGCTGGGGATGGCTCTTATATCCTTTTGTACTTGGGCATACGTTAAGTACTCTGGGGAATTCAGAGAAGTTGGAACAGCCATTGATCAGATCGCTGAAGCTATATGGGAACAG AGGAATCCCAGGAAG GTGTTTTTCAAACTCTTTGAAGTCCTTAGATGCCGAACAATTCGCCGTGCTCTTACATCAGTGCCGCGACAGCGACTCTCATCCAAcaataacaagaagaaaaactag
- the ATL2 gene encoding atlastin-2 isoform X3, with protein sequence MADRDAARRAGSTRQRPEAAGKHYEEEEEEDALPDSDVMPDSDDEVDLDKPRPIQIVLAHEDDHNFELDEEALEKILLQEHIKDLNIVVVSVAGAFRKGKSFLLDFMLRYMYNRTSPCWIGGNTEPLTGFTWRGGCERETTGIQIWSEVFVIDKPNGTKVAVLLMDTQGAFDSQSTIKDCATVFALSTMTSSVQVYNLSQNIQEDDLQHLQLFTEYGRLAMEEIYQKPFQTLMFLIRDWSYPYEHAYGLEGGKKFLEKRLQVKQNQHEELQNVRKHIHSCFSNLGCFLLPHPGLKVATNPNFDGRLNDIDEDFKKELRNLVPLLLAPENLVEKEISGSKVTCRDLVEYFKAYIKIYQGEELPHPKSMLQATAEANNLAAVAGAKDLYSKGMEQICGGDKPYIAPSDLERKHQDFKESAVKQFCSVKKMGGEEFCRRYQEQLEAEIDEIYANFVKHNDGKNIFYAARTPATLFAVMFAMYIISGLTGFLGMNSIATLCNLVLGMALISFCTWAYVKYSGEFREVGTAIDQIAEAIWEQVFFKLFEVLRCRTIRRALTSVPRQRLSSNNNKKKN encoded by the exons GTAAGCATtatgaggaggaagaagaggaggatgcCCTACCTGACTCGGATGTCATGCCAGATTCAGATGACGAGGTGGATTTGGATAAGCCACGCCCCATACAGATTGTTCTCGCTCACGAAGATGACCATAACTTTGAATTAGATGAAGAAGCATTGGAAAAAATCTTGCTTCAGGAGCACATCAAAGATCTTAACATAGTAGTTGTGTCTGTAGCAGGAGCTTTCCgcaaaggaaaatcttttctgCTGGACTTCATGCTTAGATACATGTATAACAGG ACTTCTCCTTGCTGGATAGGTGGAAACACTGAGCCTTTGACTGGGTTTACATGGAGAGGTGGATGTGAACGGGAAACCACTGGCATCCAGATCTGGAGTGAAGTGTTTGTAATTGATAAACCCAATGGAACAAAG GTTGCTGTACTACTCATGGATACCCAAGGTGCCTTTGATAGCCAATCCACTATCAAAGACTGTGCAACGGTTTTTGCCCTGAGCACCATGACAAGTTCTGTTCAG GTATACAACTTGTCCCAGAATATTCAGGAAGATGACCTTCAACATTTGCAG TTGTTTACAGAATATGGAAGACTAGCTATGGAAGAAATTTACCAAAAGCCGTTTCAA ACACTAATGTTCTTAATTAGAGATTGGAGTTACCCTTATGAACACGCGTATGGcttggaaggaggaaaaaagttctTAGAGAAAAGATTGCAG gtaaagcaaaaccaacacGAAGAGCTACAGAATGTAAGGAAGCACATTCACTCCTGTTTCAGTAACCTTGGCTGTTTCCTGTTGCCCCACCCTGGTCTTAAAGTTGCAACAAATCCAAATTTTGATGGGAGATTAAATG ATATAGATGAAGATTTTAAGAAAGAGCTGCGGAACTTGGTACCATTACTGCTTGCCCCTGAAAACTTGGTAGAAAAAGAGATTAGTGGATCCAAGGTGACCTGTAGAGATCTTGTAGAATACTTCAAG GCTTACATTAAAATCTATCAAGGAGAGGAGCTACCTCATCCAAAGTCTATGCTGcag GCAACAGCCGAGGCAAACAATCTTGCTGCTGTGGCTGGAGCAAAAGACTTGTACAGTAAAGGCATGGAGCAG ATTTGTGGAGGAGATAAGCCTTATATTGCCCCATCGGATCTTGAGCGAAAGCACCAGGATTTCAAAGAGTCAGCTGTCAAGCAGTTCTGCTCCGTGAAGAAGATGGGAGGGGAGGAGTTCTGTCGGCGCTACCAGGAACAGCTTGAGGCAGAAATTGACGAGATCTATGCAAACTTTGTGAAGCACAACGATggcaaaaacatattttatgcTGCTCGTACCCCTGCCACTCTATTTGCAGTCATGTTTGCCATGTATATAATCTCAGGACTGACTGGGTTCCTTGGTATGAACTCCATAGCTACCCTGTGTAATCTTGTGCTGGGGATGGCTCTTATATCCTTTTGTACTTGGGCATACGTTAAGTACTCTGGGGAATTCAGAGAAGTTGGAACAGCCATTGATCAGATCGCTGAAGCTATATGGGAACAG GTGTTTTTCAAACTCTTTGAAGTCCTTAGATGCCGAACAATTCGCCGTGCTCTTACATCAGTGCCGCGACAGCGACTCTCATCCAAcaataacaagaagaaaaactag
- the ATL2 gene encoding atlastin-2 isoform X1 — protein MADRDAARRAGSTRQRPEAAGKHYEEEEEEDALPDSDVMPDSDDEVDLDKPRPIQIVLAHEDDHNFELDEEALEKILLQEHIKDLNIVVVSVAGAFRKGKSFLLDFMLRYMYNRTSPCWIGGNTEPLTGFTWRGGCERETTGIQIWSEVFVIDKPNGTKVAVLLMDTQGAFDSQSTIKDCATVFALSTMTSSVQVYNLSQNIQEDDLQHLQLFTEYGRLAMEEIYQKPFQTLMFLIRDWSYPYEHAYGLEGGKKFLEKRLQVKQNQHEELQNVRKHIHSCFSNLGCFLLPHPGLKVATNPNFDGRLNDIDEDFKKELRNLVPLLLAPENLVEKEISGSKVTCRDLVEYFKAYIKIYQGEELPHPKSMLQATAEANNLAAVAGAKDLYSKGMEQICGGDKPYIAPSDLERKHQDFKESAVKQFCSVKKMGGEEFCRRYQEQLEAEIDEIYANFVKHNDGKNIFYAARTPATLFAVMFAMYIISGLTGFLGMNSIATLCNLVLGMALISFCTWAYVKYSGEFREVGTAIDQIAEAIWEQRNPRKVFFKLFEVLRCRTIRRALTSVPRQRLSSNNNKKKN, from the exons GTAAGCATtatgaggaggaagaagaggaggatgcCCTACCTGACTCGGATGTCATGCCAGATTCAGATGACGAGGTGGATTTGGATAAGCCACGCCCCATACAGATTGTTCTCGCTCACGAAGATGACCATAACTTTGAATTAGATGAAGAAGCATTGGAAAAAATCTTGCTTCAGGAGCACATCAAAGATCTTAACATAGTAGTTGTGTCTGTAGCAGGAGCTTTCCgcaaaggaaaatcttttctgCTGGACTTCATGCTTAGATACATGTATAACAGG ACTTCTCCTTGCTGGATAGGTGGAAACACTGAGCCTTTGACTGGGTTTACATGGAGAGGTGGATGTGAACGGGAAACCACTGGCATCCAGATCTGGAGTGAAGTGTTTGTAATTGATAAACCCAATGGAACAAAG GTTGCTGTACTACTCATGGATACCCAAGGTGCCTTTGATAGCCAATCCACTATCAAAGACTGTGCAACGGTTTTTGCCCTGAGCACCATGACAAGTTCTGTTCAG GTATACAACTTGTCCCAGAATATTCAGGAAGATGACCTTCAACATTTGCAG TTGTTTACAGAATATGGAAGACTAGCTATGGAAGAAATTTACCAAAAGCCGTTTCAA ACACTAATGTTCTTAATTAGAGATTGGAGTTACCCTTATGAACACGCGTATGGcttggaaggaggaaaaaagttctTAGAGAAAAGATTGCAG gtaaagcaaaaccaacacGAAGAGCTACAGAATGTAAGGAAGCACATTCACTCCTGTTTCAGTAACCTTGGCTGTTTCCTGTTGCCCCACCCTGGTCTTAAAGTTGCAACAAATCCAAATTTTGATGGGAGATTAAATG ATATAGATGAAGATTTTAAGAAAGAGCTGCGGAACTTGGTACCATTACTGCTTGCCCCTGAAAACTTGGTAGAAAAAGAGATTAGTGGATCCAAGGTGACCTGTAGAGATCTTGTAGAATACTTCAAG GCTTACATTAAAATCTATCAAGGAGAGGAGCTACCTCATCCAAAGTCTATGCTGcag GCAACAGCCGAGGCAAACAATCTTGCTGCTGTGGCTGGAGCAAAAGACTTGTACAGTAAAGGCATGGAGCAG ATTTGTGGAGGAGATAAGCCTTATATTGCCCCATCGGATCTTGAGCGAAAGCACCAGGATTTCAAAGAGTCAGCTGTCAAGCAGTTCTGCTCCGTGAAGAAGATGGGAGGGGAGGAGTTCTGTCGGCGCTACCAGGAACAGCTTGAGGCAGAAATTGACGAGATCTATGCAAACTTTGTGAAGCACAACGATggcaaaaacatattttatgcTGCTCGTACCCCTGCCACTCTATTTGCAGTCATGTTTGCCATGTATATAATCTCAGGACTGACTGGGTTCCTTGGTATGAACTCCATAGCTACCCTGTGTAATCTTGTGCTGGGGATGGCTCTTATATCCTTTTGTACTTGGGCATACGTTAAGTACTCTGGGGAATTCAGAGAAGTTGGAACAGCCATTGATCAGATCGCTGAAGCTATATGGGAACAG AGGAATCCCAGGAAG GTGTTTTTCAAACTCTTTGAAGTCCTTAGATGCCGAACAATTCGCCGTGCTCTTACATCAGTGCCGCGACAGCGACTCTCATCCAAcaataacaagaagaaaaactag
- the ATL2 gene encoding atlastin-2 isoform X5 codes for MPDSDDEVDLDKPRPIQIVLAHEDDHNFELDEEALEKILLQEHIKDLNIVVVSVAGAFRKGKSFLLDFMLRYMYNRTSPCWIGGNTEPLTGFTWRGGCERETTGIQIWSEVFVIDKPNGTKVAVLLMDTQGAFDSQSTIKDCATVFALSTMTSSVQVYNLSQNIQEDDLQHLQLFTEYGRLAMEEIYQKPFQTLMFLIRDWSYPYEHAYGLEGGKKFLEKRLQVKQNQHEELQNVRKHIHSCFSNLGCFLLPHPGLKVATNPNFDGRLNDIDEDFKKELRNLVPLLLAPENLVEKEISGSKVTCRDLVEYFKAYIKIYQGEELPHPKSMLQATAEANNLAAVAGAKDLYSKGMEQICGGDKPYIAPSDLERKHQDFKESAVKQFCSVKKMGGEEFCRRYQEQLEAEIDEIYANFVKHNDGKNIFYAARTPATLFAVMFAMYIISGLTGFLGMNSIATLCNLVLGMALISFCTWAYVKYSGEFREVGTAIDQIAEAIWEQRNPRKVFFKLFEVLRCRTIRRALTSVPRQRLSSNNNKKKN; via the exons ATGCCAGATTCAGATGACGAGGTGGATTTGGATAAGCCACGCCCCATACAGATTGTTCTCGCTCACGAAGATGACCATAACTTTGAATTAGATGAAGAAGCATTGGAAAAAATCTTGCTTCAGGAGCACATCAAAGATCTTAACATAGTAGTTGTGTCTGTAGCAGGAGCTTTCCgcaaaggaaaatcttttctgCTGGACTTCATGCTTAGATACATGTATAACAGG ACTTCTCCTTGCTGGATAGGTGGAAACACTGAGCCTTTGACTGGGTTTACATGGAGAGGTGGATGTGAACGGGAAACCACTGGCATCCAGATCTGGAGTGAAGTGTTTGTAATTGATAAACCCAATGGAACAAAG GTTGCTGTACTACTCATGGATACCCAAGGTGCCTTTGATAGCCAATCCACTATCAAAGACTGTGCAACGGTTTTTGCCCTGAGCACCATGACAAGTTCTGTTCAG GTATACAACTTGTCCCAGAATATTCAGGAAGATGACCTTCAACATTTGCAG TTGTTTACAGAATATGGAAGACTAGCTATGGAAGAAATTTACCAAAAGCCGTTTCAA ACACTAATGTTCTTAATTAGAGATTGGAGTTACCCTTATGAACACGCGTATGGcttggaaggaggaaaaaagttctTAGAGAAAAGATTGCAG gtaaagcaaaaccaacacGAAGAGCTACAGAATGTAAGGAAGCACATTCACTCCTGTTTCAGTAACCTTGGCTGTTTCCTGTTGCCCCACCCTGGTCTTAAAGTTGCAACAAATCCAAATTTTGATGGGAGATTAAATG ATATAGATGAAGATTTTAAGAAAGAGCTGCGGAACTTGGTACCATTACTGCTTGCCCCTGAAAACTTGGTAGAAAAAGAGATTAGTGGATCCAAGGTGACCTGTAGAGATCTTGTAGAATACTTCAAG GCTTACATTAAAATCTATCAAGGAGAGGAGCTACCTCATCCAAAGTCTATGCTGcag GCAACAGCCGAGGCAAACAATCTTGCTGCTGTGGCTGGAGCAAAAGACTTGTACAGTAAAGGCATGGAGCAG ATTTGTGGAGGAGATAAGCCTTATATTGCCCCATCGGATCTTGAGCGAAAGCACCAGGATTTCAAAGAGTCAGCTGTCAAGCAGTTCTGCTCCGTGAAGAAGATGGGAGGGGAGGAGTTCTGTCGGCGCTACCAGGAACAGCTTGAGGCAGAAATTGACGAGATCTATGCAAACTTTGTGAAGCACAACGATggcaaaaacatattttatgcTGCTCGTACCCCTGCCACTCTATTTGCAGTCATGTTTGCCATGTATATAATCTCAGGACTGACTGGGTTCCTTGGTATGAACTCCATAGCTACCCTGTGTAATCTTGTGCTGGGGATGGCTCTTATATCCTTTTGTACTTGGGCATACGTTAAGTACTCTGGGGAATTCAGAGAAGTTGGAACAGCCATTGATCAGATCGCTGAAGCTATATGGGAACAG AGGAATCCCAGGAAG GTGTTTTTCAAACTCTTTGAAGTCCTTAGATGCCGAACAATTCGCCGTGCTCTTACATCAGTGCCGCGACAGCGACTCTCATCCAAcaataacaagaagaaaaactag